CATTTTTTATTTCCAGTATTTGTCCAATTTCCTCTACTAAACCTGTAAACAATATTCCCCTCCCCTTTTTTAATTACTTTTCTACATATCCTTGAACCATCATATCTTCTCCTGATTTTGAATAGCTAATATTTTTTAATTTAACGGCTTTATTTAAATCTTCAATACCTTTTCCTTCTACAGAAGTTTTAGCTTCTAATCCACCTATTATTTTAGGGGCTATAAAATAAACAACTTTATCTACAATTCCTGAACTTAAAGCAGAAAAATTAAGTGAGCCCCCTCCCTCTATAAGCAAACTATCTATACCGATATTTCCTAACTTTTCTATTAAAATCTTTAGATTCACATGACCAGATTCATCTTTAGGACAGATAATTACATCCACTCCCATTTTCTCAATTTCATACTTTTTATCTTTATCATGTCCCTCTGTGCAAGCTATTATGATTTTCCTATATTTAAGTGTATCAAAAATCCTACAATCCATAGGTATCCTTAATTTAGAATCTAAGATTACAGCTATAGGACTTTTACATTTTCTCTCCAGCCTTGTAGTTAAAAGTGGATTATCTGAAAGTATGGTACCTATGCCCACTGCAATTGCCATAACCCTATTTCTTATGTGATGTACAAAATTTCTGGATTCTTCACAGGTTATCCACTTTGACTGTCCTGTAACTGTTGCTATTTTACCATCTAAAGTTACTGCAGATTTCAATATTACAAAAGGGTGTTTTTCAGTAATATACTTTATAAATATTTCATTTATATTTAAGGCTTCTTTTTCTAAAACACCTGTAACCACTTCTATTCCCTTACTCCTTAAAAAATCTATGCCTCTACCTGACACTAGTGGATTAGGATCCTTTAATGCAACCACTACTTTTTTTATTCCTGCTTTTACTATGGCTTCTACACAGGGTGGAGTTTTTCCGTAATGAGAACAAGGCTCTAAAGTCACGTATATCTGCCCGCCTGCAGCTTTATCACCTGCTTCTTTTAATGCATATACCTCTGCATGGGGTCCTCCATAAAATTTATGATAACCTCTTCCTACTATATTGCCTTCTTTTACTACAAGGGCTCCCACCTGTGGATTTGGATTCACAAAACCTTCTCCCTTTGATGCCAGCTCTAAAGCAATTTTCATATAATGTTCATCTTTATTGTCATAATTCATAAAATTGAATCCTCCACTTCAAAAGAATATTATTACTTTTTATATAAATTTTACAAGTAAAAGGGCAAAACACCCGCGGCTTTTATGTACAAGCTACCAATAGTAATATCCCAACTTCTCAAATATGGAAATAAACTGCCTGCCCTCAGATAAGTTACAGCTATAAGTACTACCTTCAGATTTTTCCCATTCAAAAATCCCCCCGAAAATACCTTCAGGGGGATAATAAACATACTAAGAACAACCTAGCACATAAAATACATACTACAAAAAACTTCCACTTTCTCCATCCAGACTTTACTGTCGGTACTGGAATCCAACCAGTTCCTGCTGATAATCAGCTCGCGGACTATACCGCCGATCGGGAATTTCACCCTGCCCCGAAAGCATATTATTAAGTTTTAACTATGGTTTTAATATATACTTCTTTTTTTCACTTGTCAATAGAAACTTTTAAAAAAATTGTAATCTTTAATACAATTTTATTGACTTAAATTATAAATACTACAAAAATTTACATTGATAACTGACAATAACTTAAGATTTTACTATGACAACATACTTTGCTCCTGAAATTTCATCTGAGTAAGTAGTTATAGTAACTTCCTCTGAAATATTGTACTTTTTGCATATTTCATTTAAAGTCTGGGTTATATTATACTCACTTGAATTATAATTCAATATTTTTACACTTACAGAATTTTCCCCTTGTGATAATGCCTCTTCTACTGCACTATAAAAATCATTATAGTTATCAACAACTTTTATATCATTGCCGTAAACATCCTTCTCCACCACATTAAGGTTGTCAAAACTGTATTCTGTACTGGTACATTCAGGATACTCATCTGTATTCCACCTATGATTTTTGGCAATCTGATCATCGGTTATGTTAAAATAGGAGTGAGAAAGCCTATTTGAGCCATCACTTATAACGGGATCATCCCAGGTAGAATCCAATTGATAATACTCCCCCTGTATTTTCACTATATTCCATGCATGTCCAATCCATTCAGTACCATTATTTGCATCCCCTATCACCATCCTGCACTCTACCCCTGCCGCCACAAGAAGTCTATCCACAGCATCTGCATAACCCTGACATACTCCAACTCCATTTATCAAAACCCCATAAGCTGTATAAGAGTCTTCCGGCATATTACCTTTATATGCTCTTTCATCATATTTGGTATTATTAACTACATAGTCGTGAAGTACCAGTTCCTTTTGGTAATCTTCCATATCAGAAGTAATTAAAGTGTCTATAAGTTCACTAACCTTTTGCTGCACGATTTTCTCTTTTTCTATTAAACTTTCCTTTGTATCTGTATACTTAAAATTTATAGTAACTTTTGCAGGACTTGTATATTCAACATTGCTTGCTGCTCCTGAATATCTTGTCCTTAAATCAGAATAGTCAATTAATATCTTGTTTATAACATCTAGATTATATTTATCTTTGTCATAATTACTTATATTTAAAATTAAAGTATCTTCATAATTATACAATGCATCTTTTAATGCATTATAGTATTGTGAATAATTTTCTATATCAATTGAGTTATTTAAATTACTTTTCTGTACTGTAAAATTATATTTTACCCCTTCATTTAATTCTTTACCTTCAACAGATTTTAATCCACTATCTATTACCAAAACATATTGTTTTCCCTCTGCATATGAACTTATAGGAGAAACCTGTATTGTATCTGAAGAGGTATTTATAATATTAACTTCTAAAGGCGTACTACTCCCCTGTTCATATACTTTTATAAAATTTTTTGCAGAATCTAAATCAATATCTTTATTAAAAGTAATAGTCCAGATCTTCTTATCGCTTACAGTAGAGATGCTATTATTGTTCCAAATTTTATATTCTTCTGCAGCATAACATATTTCACCAGAGGATAACAATATAACTAACATACCTATTATCATAAACTTGTATATTTTTTTAAACACTTTATCACCTCCATATAATATTTTGGCACACTAAAAACTTTTAAAATACTCCGGTTAAAATAACTATATTATAGTTGTATTACAAATCAATTAACATTTTTCAACATTTTTATTAACACATTTTGTACTTTAAGACTTTAATGTAATTTGTCTCTTTCTGGATTGTTATTGATTTTAACATACCTTATTAACTATTAATCAACTGGTTACAGTACATATTGTAATATATGCCCTTTTTCCCTATTAAATCACTATGATTTCCCACTTCTACTATTGTTCCTCCATCTATTACCATTATAATATCTGAATCTCTAATAGTACTCAATCTATGGGCAATTATAAAACTGGTTCTTTTCCGTATAAGATTACGCATGGCTCTTTGTATTTTAAGTTCCGTTCTTGTATCCACATTACTTGTAGCTTCATCTAAAACAAGTATGGAAGGATCTGAAAGTATAGCTCTTGCTATAGCTATTAGCTGCCTCTCTCCCTGACTTAAATTACTTCCCCCTTCCTGTAACATAGTATCATACTTATGAGGAAATTTCTCAATAAACTGATTTGCACCTGCTGCCTGTGCTGCCTCTTTAACCTGAGAAAAATCTGCATCCAATCTACCATATTTAATATTTTCAAGTATTGTACCTGTAAAAAGATAGGTATCTTGAAGAACTATGCCAAAACACTTTCTAAGACTATCTCTTGTATAATTTCTTATATCTATTTCATCGATTAAAATTCTCCCACTGGATACATCATAAAACCTGACAAGCAAATTTACAATAGTTGTCTTCCCTGCTCCTGTAGGTCCAACAAGGGCAACACTTGTGCCCTGATTAATATTAAAATTTATATCGTTTAATATTAGAAAATCTTTTCTATAACTAAAATTTACATTTTCAAAAGTAACCTGTCCGCTTGTATTTTCAAGAGTTACAGCTTCAGCAGTGTCTTTTATCTCCTCTTTTTCATCCAATATATCAAATACTCTCTCGGCACCGGCAACAGCAGACTGAAGTGTATTAAATATGCTGGCTATATCATTTAATGGTCTTGCAAATTGTCTGGAATAACTTAGAAAACTGGCTATAATTCCTATGGTTATAATATTTTTTACAGCCAGAATCCCCCCTACACCAGCTACAGCAGCAAAACCTATATTGTTTATTACATTCATAATAGGCATTAAGAATCCGGACCAAATTTGAGCTTTCAATCCTACCTGACTTAAACTGTAATTTATTTTTTTAAATTCTTCTATAGCCTTCTGCTCATGGTTGAAAGCTTTTACTACATGGATGCCGGATATATTCTCCTCTATATGTCCATTGAGTTTTCCAAGCTGTACCTGCTGTTCTTTAAATAATACACTGGTATTTTTTGCGATACCCTTAGTAAGAAAAAACACCATAGGCACTGTAATAAGAGTTACAAAAGTCAAAATAGGACTTAAAATAAGCATCATAATAAAAGATCCTAACACTGTCACTACTGCTGACATAAGTTGAGTAGTGGATTGAGATATGGTAGAACTTACATTTTCTATATCATTAGTCAATCTGCTCATTATTTCTCCATGAGTATTCATATCAAAAAAAGAAATTGGTAATTTTTGAAGTTTGTCAAATAAGCTTCTTCTAAGATTCATCACTATTTTCTGAGCAGTACCAGCCATGAGCCACCCCTGAAAAAAAGTCAAAATGGCATCTAATACATATGTAAATAAAAGCAATATAACCATTACAGATAGTATATCAAAATTCACTTTTCCCCTTAATTCTGACATAGCATCAATAGACTTTCCTATAAGATAGGGTCCAAGAAGCCCTATGATAGAATCTATTATTACAAATATAAATATTATAACTAAAAGTTTTCTTTCACTTCCAAAATACTTCCAAAGTCTAAATAATGTTTTCTTAAAATTTTTTGGTTTTTCCACAGGACCAATACTTCCTCTTCCTCTTACTCCTCTTCTCGGTCCCAGAGGCATTTTTATATCACTCTTATTATATTTGTCCCTCTCACCCATATTAAATTACCTCCTTTCCAACCTGAGACAAGAAAATATCTTTATAAACTTCACAATTTTTCATAAGCTGGCCATGGTTTCCCATACCCACCAACTTTCCTTCATCCAGCACGATTATCTTATCTGCAGATATTACAGATGATATTTTCTGGGCAATTATTATACAAGTCAAATTATTTGAATATTTTTTAAGCTTTTCTCTTATCTTAACTTCGGTTGATGCATCTACAGCACTTGTACAATCATCCAGTATGAGTATTTCAGGTTTTTTAATCAAGGCTCGAGCTATGGAAACCCGCTGTTTTTGACCTCCTGAAAAATTCACTCCTCCCTGTCCAAGTTTTGTATTGTATTGTTCCGGAAATCCAGAGATAAACTCATCCGCTTCTGCAATTTCAGCTGCCTTCTTAACCTCTTCCAGCGAGGCATTCTCTTTACCCCATCTTATATTTTCCAGAACACTTCCTGTAAACAGCATTGTCTTCTGGGGTACAAGGGCTATTTTTTCTCTTAAAATTCTTTTATTTATATCCCGTACATCTACTCCATCAACTTTTACCCTACCAGAGACAGCATCATAAAATCCTGGAATAAGATTTACAAGACTGCTTTTGCCTGAACCTGTAGCTCCAATAATGCCTAAGGTTTCCCCTTGCATGCAGGTAAAACTAATATTATGGATAACTTCATGGCCGTTTGCATAAGAAAAACTCACATCTTCAAAATCTACCCTTCCAATTTCTCTTAAATTTGAAACACCTTCATTAAAATTAATACTGCTTTTTTCCTCAATTATTTCAAAAATACGTATTGCAGAAGCTTTAGATCTTACAAACATATTAAAAACTGCAGATATCATCATAATTGAAAATAATATTTGGGTCATATAATTTGTAAATGCAATTATTTGTCCTACCTGCATACTTCCACTGTTGACATATTTTCCTCCAATCCACAAAACACATGCTATTCCTATATTTATAACCAGGCTTCTAGTAGGAGAAAATACAGCCATTACACGCATTGCAAGGGCAGATAATCTTCCTAATTCCTCGTTTGCCTCTTTAAATCTTTCATTTTCATAATCAAACCTGTTGAAGGCTTTTACTACCCTTACACCAGATAAATACTCTCTCATCACAGAATTTACCCTATCTAAAGCTATCTGAACCTTCATAAAATACGGGTATCCTATATTCATATTGAAAAATATAAATACAGCTACAATTGGTATTACAATGAAAAGTATTACTGCCAGGTGTAAATCAAGCCTTGATGCCATAATAATACTTCCAATACACACAAGAGGTGATTTTACAAATATTCTCATAAGCCCATTTACAAAATTTTGCACTTGAGTCACATCATTTGTAAGACGTGTTATAAGAGAACTATTTTCAAATTTATCAATGCTGTCAAAAGAAAAACTTTGAATCTTTTCAAATAAATCTGCCCTTAACTCCGCACTAAATTTTTGAGACACCCTCCCAGATAGTATATTGCGTCCCGAGGCTCCCAATGCCCCTACAACTGTGACCATAAGCATTATCAAACCTTTTTGAATTACATAGTCCATCTGTTTGTTTGCCACACCTATATCAACTATTTTGGACATTATAGTAGGCTGCATTAAATCACATAATGCCTCAATAGAAAGAAAAAATATAGCAAGGCAGAATCCTTTCCAGTAATTATTTATATATTTTTTCATCAATTCCAATTTATACACCCCTAACATTACTCTATCCATTAATAATATTATTTCTATAAAATAAATTCAAATATAATATTTAAAATAATGCAAAAATGAAGATTATATTGTATAATTATCTAAAAATATATTGTTTTATTATGTAAACTCATATTTGATTCTAAAATTTTATTCCCAGAGACTAACTATATGAAGTCAAGTTAAAAATCAAAAGATTTTTATAGTTATTTAATTGAAAAAAGAAAGCATGACAAAAAGAGCAATGGAAAATTGCTTTTTGAAAAATATTAATTTTTATGGATAAGTTTATATTTGTGGAGCAAAAGTTGCATTGGTCTTTAGAAGATGAAATATTATACGTATCAATTTTTTAGCAACATGGCTCATGGCAACATAATAGTGCTTGCCTTCAGAGCGTTTCTTCGACAAATATGCAGAGAAAGTGGCATCTCTCATTGAAACAGTTCTCCCAGCCATAAGTATGGCCCATCTAAGGTAGGCAGAACCCCGTTTGACCATGGGTGTATGGGATGCAGTGTACTTTCCAGATTGATAGGTGGAGGGATCTAATCCGGCAAAGGCCAGGAGTTTACAGGGAGTGGTGAATCTTTTAATATCGCCGATTTCTGCCAATATTATAGCTGCCAGGGTATATGAAATTCCTGGAATACTAATAAGTGGGGAATTGATCTCAACAACGATTTCTTTTATGAGAAGCTCTAAGGAATCAATCTCGTGTTGTACTGACTGTATTAACCTAATGGTTTGCTTGAGTTCAAAACTTAGAGACCTTGAGTTAGTGCCAATAGAATTTGCAGCAGACTCCTTTAGAGAAATAGCTTTATCTTTTCCATACTTGCCCTTGGAAGCTGTATTTAGTATGTTTGTTAGCTTGGTCAGGTGGCAGGCAGCTATATCTTTTGGGCTTGGAAGTATGGATAAAAGGGCATAGGAAGAAGATTGATGAATTGACCAAAAAAGATCGGGCAGCTCGGGGAACATAATATCTACCAATCTATTGACAGATGTTTTCAACTTAGACCTATATCCAATTAAGCGATATCTATGCCTGGTTAATGACTTTAGCTCTTGAATCTGGTATGATACAGGAGAATAGGATTTTGTATCATCAGAAAAGAGCATTTTAGCAATAACCAATGCATCCGTTTTATCAGTCTTAGTTTTTCTAAGAGACTGGGCTTTACGGAAGAGATTTGTAGCTAAAGGGTTGAGAATGGAGAGCTTGAAGCCTTTAGCATACAAAAAGTTTTGGAGATTGGTGCTGTAATGACCTGTTGATTCAAGTCCTATTTTTACGTTGGAAATATCCTTGTCAGGCAGAATGGAAAGTATTGAAGAATAAAGTAATTCAAACCCTTGACGGGAATTGGATATACGTAAAGAATCATTATAAACAACACCATCTGAATCTATAATACAGCAATCATGTTTGTTTTTTGCTATATCTATACCAATATAAATCATAAGAACAACTCCTTTATAGTATTATACGCCATGTTCCACAAATCTCATGCAAATGTATCCTTGCTATATATAAAACGTCATGCGTTATCTAACTAATTAACAGATAAGCATAAGACAGTGGTTAGATCCTCAATTAAAATAGTCCAGCTATAGGTGATAAAACTAATCCACAGCGTCTTATGATAATTATAGTAAAAATCTCTAAGAAAGGAAAAGTATAATGAATTTTTACTATATGTTCATTATACAAGGTGATAACTTTGAACAAATTTTTAAATAAAATTTCCTATTATTTCAGAGACAGCTATGGTATGGATAAACTTTCTAAACATCTTTATATTGGAGGAATTATAATTCTCCTTATAAGACCTGCCTACACATTAGGGCTTGTATTTATAATATACAGCAGCTGGAGATGTATTTCAAAGAATAAATATAAAAGGTTCACGGAGTTACAGGCTTATGAGAATTTTATTTCGCCTTTAATTTATAAAGTAAAAAATTTTATAAATTCAAATAATCCACATAATCCCTATAAAGTATTCAAATGTCCAAATTGTGCTCAAAAATTGAGAGTACCAAAAAAAAAGGGGAGAATAACTATAACCTGCAAAAACTGCGGAACTTCATTTAAAGGTAAATCTTGATAACCTGACATAGGTAAAATAATTGAAGGGTTTATATTAATTTTTCTCATTGGACTAAAATTTAGGTGAGCATTTTCTCAATTAATAATGCTCACCTTACATCTTATTATATAATTTATCCGATCGCTACCATTGCTAACACCCCATCTTCTATCAAAATGGAGGATAAGCAGTGCTACGCGCCTGGATAAGTTCTTCTAAGGTTCAGCTGGAGAAAAGCAGTTCTTATAAGCAAACTCCACCTGAACCTAAGAATCACTTGATTTTAATGTTTATTGGCTAAATGTAACTTTTCAAGTATTTGTTTTCTGATCTCAATAAATTCGGATTCATTTCTATTTCTAGGCCTGTTAATTTTTACTTCTACCACATCCTCTATTTTTCCTGGACGTGGAGTCATAATTACTATTCTATCACTGAGATAAATTGCCTCATCTACATCATGGGTAACAAGCACTATAGTTGTTCCTCTTTTTTGCCAGAGTTCTATTAATTTATCCTGTAAATCCATTCTCGTAAAAGCATCCAACGCACCTAAAGGTTCGTCAAGAAGCAGTACTTTGGGATTATTTATAAGTGCACGGGCAAGAGAAGCTCTTTGGGCCATCCCTCCTGAAACCTGGTGAGGATATGATTTCTCAAATCCCTGAAGTCCTGTAAGTTTTATATATTCTTCAACTTCACCTTTATGTTCTCTATAAATCTTTCTGGCCTTAAGTCCTGCTGCAATATTATTTTCAATGGTTTCCCAGGGAAATAAATTTGCCTGTTGAAATACATATCCTCTTTCAAAATTAGTGCTTTCTATCTTTTTATCATCTAAAAACAACTCTCCAGACTGAGGCTTATCAAGGCCTGCTATAAGTCTCATAAGCGTTGTCTTGCCGCACCCGGATGATCCTACAAATGAAATAAACTCTCCCGCTCTAATACTTAGATTTACATTACGCAAGGCTTCAACTAAATTGCCATTTGCATCTATATAAGTTCTATCTACATTTTTTATTTCAATAGCAGCATTATTGAAAGCTGGAGATTTTTTCATTTTAACAGCCCCCTTTGCCATATAAGTACCTTATCTCTAATTTTAAATATAATTGCCAATACAATAGAAAAAACTACTGCCATTATGACTATGGCCGCATAAACTTTTGCATAATTCGACCAGCCTTTAGCCCAGTTTATATACCACCCCAGCCCTGCCTTTGCTCCTACCATTTCAGAAACCACAAGTGTAGTAAATGAAAGTCCTGTAGCTGTATAAATACCTGTAAATATGGATGGCATAGCACCGGGTATAGCTATTTTAAATATTAAGAATTTTTCATCTGCTCCAAGGGTTTTAGCTGCTTCAAAATAGGATTTAGGTATATTTTCTATACCTCCAGAAGCCATAAAAGCCACTGGAAACCATACACAAAGTACAATTAGAGCTGCCTCTGAAACCAAAGTTGATGGAAATATTACCATTACTACAGGTATCCATGCTACTGCAGGAACTACTCCTATGACTTTAAGTACAGGGAAAAACCAATAATACCATTGTCTGTACCATCCCATTAGAATTCCTGTTACCAATCCTAAAAATGTTCCTACTATAAAACCTATAACTAAAAGTCTCATGGAATAAGCAGTACTCATCAAAAGTGTACTCCAATCTTCAACAATTACCTGAATTATCTGAGCTGGTCCAGGGAAAAATGGCAGAGGCAGTATATTAGTTTTAGTAGACAATATATCCCATGCTGTAAATCCAATTCCTATAGCAAAATAAAATTGGGCTTTATGATTAAATTTTGCTCTTAGTTTTTCATTTGAAAAGGATATGATATATGTTATTCCCAGGTAAACTATAAAGAGTATCAGCATAACTCTATAGGGTAGTAAATTAACTTCCTGCACTGTAGGCAGTGCAAAATTTTCAATTAAAGCTACAATAAAAACAACAATTTGTAAAACTGTCCAAACTTTTGATCTGGGTTTCCAGTTTACTGTATCAGGCGCTCTTACTACATTTATTTTATCAGTGCCCTCTGGTAAAATTTTTGATTTGGATATAGCCTTTGAACTCACCAATTCACTTAAAATGCTCACTTTAATTCTCCTTCCTACTATATATGTGAAAATATGCCAATACTTTACTTGCCTGATGCATCATAATATACATCATTGGCAAATTTTTCAGGATCTGTATCCTTTTTTAAGAATCCAGTTTTATTTAACTGTCCTACAAAATATTTAACATCTTCTTTTGCAGCATCTGTAGTATATTGAAAATCATAATTTTTTATAAGTTCAGTAACAAGTTTTACATCCGTAGTTGATACATATTTTTTATCAACTTCAATTTTGGCAGCTTCTTCTGGATTCTTTGCTATCCAGTCATCTGCCTCTTTATATGCTCTTACAAGAGCTGCAATTTTTTCCGGATTCTCTTTGATTTCTTTATTAGATGCATATAAAAAACAACATGATTTTCCTTTAAACAATGGATCCTGTGCAATATCCGTTATAACTTTATAGTTATTATCTCGTTCAGCTAGGGTGGCAAATGGATCCCATGCAGCAAAAGCATCCACATCGCCTTTATCTACAGCTTTTGTCAATTGATCAAGTGGATAAGGTATCCATTTAACATCTTTGGTTGGATCAATTCCCGCATTAGCCAGTACAAGAGTGGTAATAGCCATTGGAGTTCCTCCTATTTCATCCACCCCTATTCTCTTTCCCTTCAAATCATTTGCAGTTTTTATAGGGGAATTAGGAGGTACAACCAATTTAATACAACCTTTATGCAGCCCACCTATAACTTTAATATCAAGGCCTTGTTGAACTGAAGGAAAAAATTGAAAATCACCATTGGTAACAGTAAACCCACCACTTGCAAGTCCGGTTTTTTGTTCTTCAAATGTTCCACTTACAAGAGTTACATCAAATCCTTCTTTAGCAAAGAATCCTTTTTCCTTGGCTATATAAGCTGGAGCACCACAAACTCCTCCTCCAAGAGCCTGAATTTGAAGTTTTCCATATTTGTATTTTCCTGTAGATCCAGTAGAAGAGTTATTTTGCCCACATGCAGTAAAAACTGGAATAGAAGCTGCTATTAAAAAAATAGCAGCTAAATTTTTAAATCTTTTCATGATAATCCCCTCATCTTTCTATTTTAATACTTCCTGAAGCTCTTCTGAGAAGGTTTTTTCAAATGCCTGCTCCAAATCCCAAATAAGATCTTCTGCATCTTCAAGTCCTATGGAAAGCCTTATTGTATTGGATTCTATATGTGAAAATTCTTTTTCCTTCGGAGTAAGCTCACTGTGAGTTGTCTTAGGTGAATTTACAATGAGAGATCTAGAATCGCCTATATTGGCATGATAACTAAATAATTTTATTGAATTTAAAAATTTATCTATTTGATCATCTGTGCCTTTAAGTCCAAAGGAAAATACAGAGCCAGCTCCTTTAGGCAAGTATTTTTTACTGAGTTCTTTATAGGGACTATCATTTAACGAAGGATATTTTATCCACTGAACATTACTGTTTTCTTGTAAATAGCTAATTATTTTTTTAGTATTTGACAACTGCTTTTCTATTCTTTCAGATAAGGTTTCCAGGCCCAATAACACCAGATAAGCATCAAAAGGACTAAGTGCTGCACCAAAATAATTCAAATAATTAAGTCTTATTCTCGTGATAAATGGAAAATCTGGGAATACCTCAATAAAATTCCTCGCTCTACCTTCAGGGTTTCTTAGAGTATAGTAAGGTTCCAAAAATTGTGGAAACTTGCCACTTTCCCAATTAAATTTGCCACTTTCCAGTATAATTCCAGCAATTACATTGCCATGACCATTAAGTGCTTTGGTAGCTGAATAAATTACAATATCGGCGCCATATTTTATTGGATTAAGAAGATATGGTGTAGCTAGTGTATTATCTACAATAAGTGGTATATCATGTTCATGCGCTACTTTTGCAATTTTTTCTATATCTGCTACAGCAGCATTTGGATTACTTATGCTTTCTACGAATATAGCCTTAGTATCCGGCTTTATTTGTTTTGCAAGAGCTTCTGGATTATTGAAATCATCAAACTTATCTATTTCAATACCAAATTTAGGATATAACTTTTTAAAACCATCCAATGTTCCTCCATAAAGATAAGGAGTTGTAAGTATCCTTCCTCCATCTTCAGCTACATT
This genomic interval from Clostridium kluyveri contains the following:
- a CDS encoding ABC transporter ATP-binding protein; translation: MAKGAVKMKKSPAFNNAAIEIKNVDRTYIDANGNLVEALRNVNLSIRAGEFISFVGSSGCGKTTLMRLIAGLDKPQSGELFLDDKKIESTNFERGYVFQQANLFPWETIENNIAAGLKARKIYREHKGEVEEYIKLTGLQGFEKSYPHQVSGGMAQRASLARALINNPKVLLLDEPLGALDAFTRMDLQDKLIELWQKRGTTIVLVTHDVDEAIYLSDRIVIMTPRPGKIEDVVEVKINRPRNRNESEFIEIRKQILEKLHLANKH
- a CDS encoding ABC transporter permease is translated as MSILSELVSSKAISKSKILPEGTDKINVVRAPDTVNWKPRSKVWTVLQIVVFIVALIENFALPTVQEVNLLPYRVMLILFIVYLGITYIISFSNEKLRAKFNHKAQFYFAIGIGFTAWDILSTKTNILPLPFFPGPAQIIQVIVEDWSTLLMSTAYSMRLLVIGFIVGTFLGLVTGILMGWYRQWYYWFFPVLKVIGVVPAVAWIPVVMVIFPSTLVSEAALIVLCVWFPVAFMASGGIENIPKSYFEAAKTLGADEKFLIFKIAIPGAMPSIFTGIYTATGLSFTTLVVSEMVGAKAGLGWYINWAKGWSNYAKVYAAIVIMAVVFSIVLAIIFKIRDKVLIWQRGLLK
- a CDS encoding ABC transporter substrate-binding protein → MKRFKNLAAIFLIAASIPVFTACGQNNSSTGSTGKYKYGKLQIQALGGGVCGAPAYIAKEKGFFAKEGFDVTLVSGTFEEQKTGLASGGFTVTNGDFQFFPSVQQGLDIKVIGGLHKGCIKLVVPPNSPIKTANDLKGKRIGVDEIGGTPMAITTLVLANAGIDPTKDVKWIPYPLDQLTKAVDKGDVDAFAAWDPFATLAERDNNYKVITDIAQDPLFKGKSCCFLYASNKEIKENPEKIAALVRAYKEADDWIAKNPEEAAKIEVDKKYVSTTDVKLVTELIKNYDFQYTTDAAKEDVKYFVGQLNKTGFLKKDTDPEKFANDVYYDASGK
- a CDS encoding O-acetylhomoserine aminocarboxypropyltransferase/cysteine synthase family protein; this encodes MSEENLRFDTIKIRGGYNSKEHNHSVSVPIYETAAFDLGSTDRAGRLFSFSELGFIYSRLSNPTVEVLEKRVAALDGAAAAIALSSGMAAITYTLLNVAEDGGRILTTPYLYGGTLDGFKKLYPKFGIEIDKFDDFNNPEALAKQIKPDTKAIFVESISNPNAAVADIEKIAKVAHEHDIPLIVDNTLATPYLLNPIKYGADIVIYSATKALNGHGNVIAGIILESGKFNWESGKFPQFLEPYYTLRNPEGRARNFIEVFPDFPFITRIRLNYLNYFGAALSPFDAYLVLLGLETLSERIEKQLSNTKKIISYLQENSNVQWIKYPSLNDSPYKELSKKYLPKGAGSVFSFGLKGTDDQIDKFLNSIKLFSYHANIGDSRSLIVNSPKTTHSELTPKEKEFSHIESNTIRLSIGLEDAEDLIWDLEQAFEKTFSEELQEVLK